The proteins below are encoded in one region of Anguilla anguilla isolate fAngAng1 chromosome 3, fAngAng1.pri, whole genome shotgun sequence:
- the LOC118223501 gene encoding probable cation-transporting ATPase 13A3 isoform X2 — MERTEKERWREAERTGAQWINRGEEEEMDEFGQYFRVWVQTLQVPGVDPLGLGAAGEGAEVGQSFSKGPLESTQPQQVRYFCLQSVVYVWSAGSQGFAQLTALDCGIPVRDFYCRHSAGLPPSTQQYRRLFYGINQIEVKVPSIPKLLIKEVLNPFYIFQVFSVILWSLDDYYYYASAILMMSLLSVCTSLYTVRKQYILLHDMVSAHNVVRCTIYRGDQDTEEILSTDLVPGDVMVIPANGMMMPCDAALIGGTCIVNESMLTGESVPVTKTQLPLPPCGGGPDGALPEPLYDPEEHRRHTLFCGTQVIQTRYYSGERVRAVVIRTGFCTVKGQLVRSILYPKPSDFRLYRDAIRFLLGLVCVAAGGMAYSIYISASMGESVGRILVEALDIITITVPPALPAAMTAGIVYAQHRLRQKGIFCTSPQRINTSGQINLVCFDKTGTLTEDGLDLWGVQRVQDSRFGPPEQEVATEGQSHSPFLVAMASCHSLTRIEGQLTGDPLDIKMFEATGWVLEEPSPDETSNHDLIMPTVVRPAKPSPLETPPCQEQDPDIRELMGRYEVGVLAQFPFSSGLQRMSVVTRVLGERRLRAYLKGAPETVVRLCRPDTVPADFWEVLDGYTRQGLRVIALAHRQLEPKFTWHRLQTISREVIECEMEFLGLLMLQNKLKPQTVPVLAELHRANIRTVMVTGDSMLTAVSVARECGLIPPHSQVIITEAQPPREGQPATVSWSYSQDSPRAQRQESRVSVGPQQPHALPSYHFAMSGRTFAIILEHFSELLPKLLLCGTVYARMAPDQKTQLVEELQKVDYYVAMCGDGANDCGALKRAHTGISLSELEASVASPFTSRTPDISCVPHLIREGRAALVTSFCVFKFMALYSIIQYLCVLLLYSILSNMGDSQYLFIDIAIIMSLAFTMSLSPAWKELVAQRPPSSLLSPSLLLSVIGQILLALSFQTATFLLAHTYSCESAQNETHPSDWLAGNLSTMTANGSGVLMSEEDEDESHNIQNLQNTSLFFVSGCQYLTVALVFNRGPPFRQPLYNNYLFVLCILSSYCFLIVILLYPVPALQDFFELVCIPMEWRLTLLGLIIVNLILSFTLESIIIDCKEIWQRHCTGQKLHTETHADTHCPQMEVDGMSLQRSPHGSCCHRSHPPRARYQRLAQELLLDPSWPPHPSTKIKPPSCPENSIVQGQAPQTTPL; from the exons ATGGAGAGAACAGAgaaggagaggtggagggaggcagagagaacaGGAGCCCAGTGGATCAAccgtggggaggaggaggagatg GATGAGTTTGGCCAGTATTTCCGGGTTTGGGTGCAGACACTGCAGGTTCCTGGGGTGGACCCCCTTGGGCTGGgtgcagcaggagagggggCAGAAGTGGGACAGAGCTTTAGCAAGGGACCGCTGGAGAGTACACAACCTCAACAG GTGCGGTACTTCTGCCTGCAGTCGGTGGTGTATGTGTGGAGCGCTGGGTCTCAGGGCTTCGCCCAGCTCACTGCTCTGGACTGTGGCATCCCTGTGAGAGACTTCTACTGCCGGCATAGCGCTGGACTTCCGCCAAGCACACAGcagtatag GAGGCTGTTCTATGGAATCAATCAGATTGAAGTGAAAGTGCCTTCTATTCCCAAGCTACTCATCAAGGAG GTGCTCAACCCTTTCTATATCTTCCAAGTCTTCAGTGTTATTCTCTGGTCTCTGGACGATTATTATTACTACGCCTCAGCTATCTTAATGATGTCACTGCTATCTGTCTGTACCTCACTGTATACTGTGCGTAAG CAATACATCCTTCTCCATGACATGGTGTCTGCCCACAATGTGGTGAGGTGCACCATCTACAGAGGAGACCAGG ACACTGAGGAGATCCTTTCCACTGACCTCGTACCTGGTGATGTCATGGTAATCCCAGCCAATGGCATGATGATGCCCTGTGATGCAGCTTTGATAGGCGGGACTTGCATCGTCAATGAGAGCATGCTGACTG GGGAGAGTGTGCCAGTGACCAAGACCCAATTGCCACTGCCTCCCTGTGGTGGTGGCCCAGATGGTGCCCTCCCAGAGCCTCTGTATGACCCAGAAGAACATCGAAGACACACCCTCTTCTGTGGTACGCAGGTCATCCAGACACGCTACTACAGCGGAGAAAGGGTGCGAGCTGTGGTCATccgtacag GGTTCTGCACAGTGAAGGGTCAGCTGGTCAGGTCCATCCTGTACCCGAAGCCATCTGACTTCCGGCTCTACCGAGATGCCATTCGCTTCCTGCTGGGGCTGGTGTGCGTGGCAGCCGGGGGCATGGCCTACTCCATCTACATCAGCGCTTCCATGGGG GAGTCAGTGGGCCGGATCCTCGTGGAGGCCCTggacatcatcaccatcacgGTGCCGCCAGCGCTGCCTGCTGCCATGACCGCTGGGATCGTGTATGCCCAGCACCGGCTCCGGCAAAAGGGCATCTTCTGCACCAGCCCCCAGAGGATCAACACGAGCGGTCAGATCAACCTGGTTTGCTTTGACAAG ACTGGCACTCTGACTGAGGATGGCCTTGACCTGTGGGGAGTCCAGAGAGTTCAGGACAGTAG GTTCGGTCCTCCAGAGCAGGAGGTGGCGACAGAGGGCCAGTCTCATTCTCCCTTCCTGGTAGCCATGGCTTCCTGCCACTCCCTGACCCGCATTGAGGGACAGTTGACTGGGGACCCCCTTGATATCAAGATGTTTGAGGccacaggctgg GTTCTGGAGGAGCCCAGCCCTGATGAGACCTCAAACCATGACCTCATCATGCCCACTGTGGTCCGGCCCGCTAAACCTTCCCCCCTGGAAACGCCCCCATGTCAGGAGCAGGACCCG gATATCAGAGAACTGATG GGGCGATACGAGGTGGGGGTGCTGGCTCAGTTCCCGTTCTCCTCGGGCCTGCAGCGCATGAGCGTGGTGACCCGCGTCCTGGGGGAGCGCAGGCTCAGGGCCTACCTGAAGGGGGCGCCGGAGACCGTGGTCCGCCTGTGCCGCCCGGACACGG TGCCGGCGGACTTCTGGGAGGTGCTGGACGGTTACACCCGGCAGGGTCTGAGAGTGATCGCGCTGGCTCATCGGCAGCTCGAACCCAAGTTCACCTGGCACCGCCTGCAAACCATCAGCCG tGAGGTGATCGAGTGTGAGATGGAATTTCTGGGTCTGCTGATGCTGCAGAATAAACTGAAGCCCCAGACAGTGCCCGTGCTGGCCGAGCTCCACCGAGCCAACATCCGCACCGTCATGGTAACAG GGGACAGCATGCTGACGGCGGTCTCCGTGGCGAGGGAGTGCGGTCTCATCCCGCCCCACTCGCAGGTGATCATCACCGAGGCCCAGCCCCCCCGGGAGGGGCAGCCGGCCACCGTGTCCTGGAGCTACAGCCAGGACAGCCCCCGCGCCCAGCGCCAGGAGAGCCGGGTCAGCGTGGGCCCGCAGCAGCCCCACGCCCTGCCCAGCTACCACTTCGCCATGAGCGGCCGCACCTTCGCCATCATCCTGGAGCACTTCTCCGAGCTGCTGCCCAAG ttattgctgtgTGGGACGGTCTATGCCAGAATGGCCCCTGACCAGAAGACACAGCTTGTGGAAGAGCTGCAGAAAGTAGA cTATTATGTGGCAATGTGTGGAGATGGAGCCAATGACTGCGGG GCCCTAAAGAGAGCCCACACAGGgatctctctctcagagctggAGGCCTCTGTGGCCTCTCCCTTCACCTCTCGAACCCCAGACATCTCCTGTGTGCCACACCTCATACG gGAGGGAAGGGCAGCTCTAGTGACGTCATTCTGTGTGTTCAAGTTCATGGCCCTCTACAGCATTATccagtacctgtgtgtgctgctccTCTATTCT ATCCTCAGTAATATGGGAGATTCTCAGTATCTGTTCATTGACATCGCCATCATCATGTCTTTGGCTTTTACCA TGAGTCTGAGCCCTGCCTGGAAAGAGTTAGTGGCAcagcgccccccctcctccctcctctctccctctcttctgctctctgtCATCGGGCAGATCTTACTGGCTCTCTCCTTCCAGACAGCCACCTTCCTGCTGGCCCACACata CTCCTGTGAATCTGCCCAGAATGAGACTCacccctctgattggctggctgggaACCTATCAACGATGACAGCCAATGGGAGTGGGGTCCTGATGAGCGAGGAAGATGAAGACGAGTCTCACAATATCCAGAATCTGCAGAATACCAGCCTTTTCTTCGTATCTGGCTGCCAGTACCTCACTGTGGCGCTGGTCTTCAACAGAGGACCTCCATTCAGACAGCCCCTCTACAACAACT ATCTGTTTGTGCTGTGCATCCTGTCCTCCTATTGTTTCTTGATTGTCATACTGCTGTATCCTGTACCAGCTCTGCAGGACTTTTTCGAG CTGGTCTGTATACCTATGGAGTGGCGGTTGACCTTGCTGGGCCTGATCATTGTCAACTTGATCCTGTCCTTCACGCTGGAG AGCATCATCATTGACTGCAAGGAGATATGGCAGAGGCATTGCACTGGTCAAAAGCTCCACACCGAGACACACGCTGACACGCACTGCCCACAG ATGGAAGTGGACGGAATGTCACTGCAGCGCAGTCCCCATGGTAGCTGTTGCCACAGGTCCCATCCTCCCAGGGCCCGGTACCAGCGTCTGGCCCAAGAGCTCCTACTGGATCCTAGCTGGCCTCCCCACCCTAGCACTAAAATAAAACCCCCCAGCTGCCCTGAAAATAGCATTGTGCAAGGCCAGGCACCTCAGACAACTCCACTCTGA
- the LOC118223501 gene encoding probable cation-transporting ATPase 13A3 isoform X1, translating into MERTEKERWREAERTGAQWINRGEEEEMEVCGFVPCAWRLCVLALGCVLSGGLLALLLLWVPQWSVRWACVPAPLHLASVLLLRTTDEFGQYFRVWVQTLQVPGVDPLGLGAAGEGAEVGQSFSKGPLESTQPQQVRYFCLQSVVYVWSAGSQGFAQLTALDCGIPVRDFYCRHSAGLPPSTQQYRRLFYGINQIEVKVPSIPKLLIKEVLNPFYIFQVFSVILWSLDDYYYYASAILMMSLLSVCTSLYTVRKQYILLHDMVSAHNVVRCTIYRGDQDTEEILSTDLVPGDVMVIPANGMMMPCDAALIGGTCIVNESMLTGESVPVTKTQLPLPPCGGGPDGALPEPLYDPEEHRRHTLFCGTQVIQTRYYSGERVRAVVIRTGFCTVKGQLVRSILYPKPSDFRLYRDAIRFLLGLVCVAAGGMAYSIYISASMGESVGRILVEALDIITITVPPALPAAMTAGIVYAQHRLRQKGIFCTSPQRINTSGQINLVCFDKTGTLTEDGLDLWGVQRVQDSRFGPPEQEVATEGQSHSPFLVAMASCHSLTRIEGQLTGDPLDIKMFEATGWVLEEPSPDETSNHDLIMPTVVRPAKPSPLETPPCQEQDPDIRELMGRYEVGVLAQFPFSSGLQRMSVVTRVLGERRLRAYLKGAPETVVRLCRPDTVPADFWEVLDGYTRQGLRVIALAHRQLEPKFTWHRLQTISREVIECEMEFLGLLMLQNKLKPQTVPVLAELHRANIRTVMVTGDSMLTAVSVARECGLIPPHSQVIITEAQPPREGQPATVSWSYSQDSPRAQRQESRVSVGPQQPHALPSYHFAMSGRTFAIILEHFSELLPKLLLCGTVYARMAPDQKTQLVEELQKVDYYVAMCGDGANDCGALKRAHTGISLSELEASVASPFTSRTPDISCVPHLIREGRAALVTSFCVFKFMALYSIIQYLCVLLLYSILSNMGDSQYLFIDIAIIMSLAFTMSLSPAWKELVAQRPPSSLLSPSLLLSVIGQILLALSFQTATFLLAHTYSCESAQNETHPSDWLAGNLSTMTANGSGVLMSEEDEDESHNIQNLQNTSLFFVSGCQYLTVALVFNRGPPFRQPLYNNYLFVLCILSSYCFLIVILLYPVPALQDFFELVCIPMEWRLTLLGLIIVNLILSFTLESIIIDCKEIWQRHCTGQKLHTETHADTHCPQMEVDGMSLQRSPHGSCCHRSHPPRARYQRLAQELLLDPSWPPHPSTKIKPPSCPENSIVQGQAPQTTPL; encoded by the exons ATGGAGAGAACAGAgaaggagaggtggagggaggcagagagaacaGGAGCCCAGTGGATCAAccgtggggaggaggaggagatg GAGGTGTGTGGGTTCGTGCCGTGCGCTTGGCggctgtgtgtgctggctcTGGGCTGCGTGCTGTCGGGGGGTCTGCTggctctgctgctgctctgggtcCCCCAGTGGAGCGTCCGCTGGGCGTGCGTGCCTGCGCCCCTCCACCTGGCGTCTGTCCTGCTGCTGCGCACCACT GATGAGTTTGGCCAGTATTTCCGGGTTTGGGTGCAGACACTGCAGGTTCCTGGGGTGGACCCCCTTGGGCTGGgtgcagcaggagagggggCAGAAGTGGGACAGAGCTTTAGCAAGGGACCGCTGGAGAGTACACAACCTCAACAG GTGCGGTACTTCTGCCTGCAGTCGGTGGTGTATGTGTGGAGCGCTGGGTCTCAGGGCTTCGCCCAGCTCACTGCTCTGGACTGTGGCATCCCTGTGAGAGACTTCTACTGCCGGCATAGCGCTGGACTTCCGCCAAGCACACAGcagtatag GAGGCTGTTCTATGGAATCAATCAGATTGAAGTGAAAGTGCCTTCTATTCCCAAGCTACTCATCAAGGAG GTGCTCAACCCTTTCTATATCTTCCAAGTCTTCAGTGTTATTCTCTGGTCTCTGGACGATTATTATTACTACGCCTCAGCTATCTTAATGATGTCACTGCTATCTGTCTGTACCTCACTGTATACTGTGCGTAAG CAATACATCCTTCTCCATGACATGGTGTCTGCCCACAATGTGGTGAGGTGCACCATCTACAGAGGAGACCAGG ACACTGAGGAGATCCTTTCCACTGACCTCGTACCTGGTGATGTCATGGTAATCCCAGCCAATGGCATGATGATGCCCTGTGATGCAGCTTTGATAGGCGGGACTTGCATCGTCAATGAGAGCATGCTGACTG GGGAGAGTGTGCCAGTGACCAAGACCCAATTGCCACTGCCTCCCTGTGGTGGTGGCCCAGATGGTGCCCTCCCAGAGCCTCTGTATGACCCAGAAGAACATCGAAGACACACCCTCTTCTGTGGTACGCAGGTCATCCAGACACGCTACTACAGCGGAGAAAGGGTGCGAGCTGTGGTCATccgtacag GGTTCTGCACAGTGAAGGGTCAGCTGGTCAGGTCCATCCTGTACCCGAAGCCATCTGACTTCCGGCTCTACCGAGATGCCATTCGCTTCCTGCTGGGGCTGGTGTGCGTGGCAGCCGGGGGCATGGCCTACTCCATCTACATCAGCGCTTCCATGGGG GAGTCAGTGGGCCGGATCCTCGTGGAGGCCCTggacatcatcaccatcacgGTGCCGCCAGCGCTGCCTGCTGCCATGACCGCTGGGATCGTGTATGCCCAGCACCGGCTCCGGCAAAAGGGCATCTTCTGCACCAGCCCCCAGAGGATCAACACGAGCGGTCAGATCAACCTGGTTTGCTTTGACAAG ACTGGCACTCTGACTGAGGATGGCCTTGACCTGTGGGGAGTCCAGAGAGTTCAGGACAGTAG GTTCGGTCCTCCAGAGCAGGAGGTGGCGACAGAGGGCCAGTCTCATTCTCCCTTCCTGGTAGCCATGGCTTCCTGCCACTCCCTGACCCGCATTGAGGGACAGTTGACTGGGGACCCCCTTGATATCAAGATGTTTGAGGccacaggctgg GTTCTGGAGGAGCCCAGCCCTGATGAGACCTCAAACCATGACCTCATCATGCCCACTGTGGTCCGGCCCGCTAAACCTTCCCCCCTGGAAACGCCCCCATGTCAGGAGCAGGACCCG gATATCAGAGAACTGATG GGGCGATACGAGGTGGGGGTGCTGGCTCAGTTCCCGTTCTCCTCGGGCCTGCAGCGCATGAGCGTGGTGACCCGCGTCCTGGGGGAGCGCAGGCTCAGGGCCTACCTGAAGGGGGCGCCGGAGACCGTGGTCCGCCTGTGCCGCCCGGACACGG TGCCGGCGGACTTCTGGGAGGTGCTGGACGGTTACACCCGGCAGGGTCTGAGAGTGATCGCGCTGGCTCATCGGCAGCTCGAACCCAAGTTCACCTGGCACCGCCTGCAAACCATCAGCCG tGAGGTGATCGAGTGTGAGATGGAATTTCTGGGTCTGCTGATGCTGCAGAATAAACTGAAGCCCCAGACAGTGCCCGTGCTGGCCGAGCTCCACCGAGCCAACATCCGCACCGTCATGGTAACAG GGGACAGCATGCTGACGGCGGTCTCCGTGGCGAGGGAGTGCGGTCTCATCCCGCCCCACTCGCAGGTGATCATCACCGAGGCCCAGCCCCCCCGGGAGGGGCAGCCGGCCACCGTGTCCTGGAGCTACAGCCAGGACAGCCCCCGCGCCCAGCGCCAGGAGAGCCGGGTCAGCGTGGGCCCGCAGCAGCCCCACGCCCTGCCCAGCTACCACTTCGCCATGAGCGGCCGCACCTTCGCCATCATCCTGGAGCACTTCTCCGAGCTGCTGCCCAAG ttattgctgtgTGGGACGGTCTATGCCAGAATGGCCCCTGACCAGAAGACACAGCTTGTGGAAGAGCTGCAGAAAGTAGA cTATTATGTGGCAATGTGTGGAGATGGAGCCAATGACTGCGGG GCCCTAAAGAGAGCCCACACAGGgatctctctctcagagctggAGGCCTCTGTGGCCTCTCCCTTCACCTCTCGAACCCCAGACATCTCCTGTGTGCCACACCTCATACG gGAGGGAAGGGCAGCTCTAGTGACGTCATTCTGTGTGTTCAAGTTCATGGCCCTCTACAGCATTATccagtacctgtgtgtgctgctccTCTATTCT ATCCTCAGTAATATGGGAGATTCTCAGTATCTGTTCATTGACATCGCCATCATCATGTCTTTGGCTTTTACCA TGAGTCTGAGCCCTGCCTGGAAAGAGTTAGTGGCAcagcgccccccctcctccctcctctctccctctcttctgctctctgtCATCGGGCAGATCTTACTGGCTCTCTCCTTCCAGACAGCCACCTTCCTGCTGGCCCACACata CTCCTGTGAATCTGCCCAGAATGAGACTCacccctctgattggctggctgggaACCTATCAACGATGACAGCCAATGGGAGTGGGGTCCTGATGAGCGAGGAAGATGAAGACGAGTCTCACAATATCCAGAATCTGCAGAATACCAGCCTTTTCTTCGTATCTGGCTGCCAGTACCTCACTGTGGCGCTGGTCTTCAACAGAGGACCTCCATTCAGACAGCCCCTCTACAACAACT ATCTGTTTGTGCTGTGCATCCTGTCCTCCTATTGTTTCTTGATTGTCATACTGCTGTATCCTGTACCAGCTCTGCAGGACTTTTTCGAG CTGGTCTGTATACCTATGGAGTGGCGGTTGACCTTGCTGGGCCTGATCATTGTCAACTTGATCCTGTCCTTCACGCTGGAG AGCATCATCATTGACTGCAAGGAGATATGGCAGAGGCATTGCACTGGTCAAAAGCTCCACACCGAGACACACGCTGACACGCACTGCCCACAG ATGGAAGTGGACGGAATGTCACTGCAGCGCAGTCCCCATGGTAGCTGTTGCCACAGGTCCCATCCTCCCAGGGCCCGGTACCAGCGTCTGGCCCAAGAGCTCCTACTGGATCCTAGCTGGCCTCCCCACCCTAGCACTAAAATAAAACCCCCCAGCTGCCCTGAAAATAGCATTGTGCAAGGCCAGGCACCTCAGACAACTCCACTCTGA
- the LOC118223501 gene encoding probable cation-transporting ATPase 13A3 isoform X3 has translation MVSAHNVVRCTIYRGDQDTEEILSTDLVPGDVMVIPANGMMMPCDAALIGGTCIVNESMLTGESVPVTKTQLPLPPCGGGPDGALPEPLYDPEEHRRHTLFCGTQVIQTRYYSGERVRAVVIRTGFCTVKGQLVRSILYPKPSDFRLYRDAIRFLLGLVCVAAGGMAYSIYISASMGESVGRILVEALDIITITVPPALPAAMTAGIVYAQHRLRQKGIFCTSPQRINTSGQINLVCFDKTGTLTEDGLDLWGVQRVQDSRFGPPEQEVATEGQSHSPFLVAMASCHSLTRIEGQLTGDPLDIKMFEATGWVLEEPSPDETSNHDLIMPTVVRPAKPSPLETPPCQEQDPDIRELMGRYEVGVLAQFPFSSGLQRMSVVTRVLGERRLRAYLKGAPETVVRLCRPDTVPADFWEVLDGYTRQGLRVIALAHRQLEPKFTWHRLQTISREVIECEMEFLGLLMLQNKLKPQTVPVLAELHRANIRTVMVTGDSMLTAVSVARECGLIPPHSQVIITEAQPPREGQPATVSWSYSQDSPRAQRQESRVSVGPQQPHALPSYHFAMSGRTFAIILEHFSELLPKLLLCGTVYARMAPDQKTQLVEELQKVDYYVAMCGDGANDCGALKRAHTGISLSELEASVASPFTSRTPDISCVPHLIREGRAALVTSFCVFKFMALYSIIQYLCVLLLYSILSNMGDSQYLFIDIAIIMSLAFTMSLSPAWKELVAQRPPSSLLSPSLLLSVIGQILLALSFQTATFLLAHTYSCESAQNETHPSDWLAGNLSTMTANGSGVLMSEEDEDESHNIQNLQNTSLFFVSGCQYLTVALVFNRGPPFRQPLYNNYLFVLCILSSYCFLIVILLYPVPALQDFFELVCIPMEWRLTLLGLIIVNLILSFTLESIIIDCKEIWQRHCTGQKLHTETHADTHCPQMEVDGMSLQRSPHGSCCHRSHPPRARYQRLAQELLLDPSWPPHPSTKIKPPSCPENSIVQGQAPQTTPL, from the exons ATGGTGTCTGCCCACAATGTGGTGAGGTGCACCATCTACAGAGGAGACCAGG ACACTGAGGAGATCCTTTCCACTGACCTCGTACCTGGTGATGTCATGGTAATCCCAGCCAATGGCATGATGATGCCCTGTGATGCAGCTTTGATAGGCGGGACTTGCATCGTCAATGAGAGCATGCTGACTG GGGAGAGTGTGCCAGTGACCAAGACCCAATTGCCACTGCCTCCCTGTGGTGGTGGCCCAGATGGTGCCCTCCCAGAGCCTCTGTATGACCCAGAAGAACATCGAAGACACACCCTCTTCTGTGGTACGCAGGTCATCCAGACACGCTACTACAGCGGAGAAAGGGTGCGAGCTGTGGTCATccgtacag GGTTCTGCACAGTGAAGGGTCAGCTGGTCAGGTCCATCCTGTACCCGAAGCCATCTGACTTCCGGCTCTACCGAGATGCCATTCGCTTCCTGCTGGGGCTGGTGTGCGTGGCAGCCGGGGGCATGGCCTACTCCATCTACATCAGCGCTTCCATGGGG GAGTCAGTGGGCCGGATCCTCGTGGAGGCCCTggacatcatcaccatcacgGTGCCGCCAGCGCTGCCTGCTGCCATGACCGCTGGGATCGTGTATGCCCAGCACCGGCTCCGGCAAAAGGGCATCTTCTGCACCAGCCCCCAGAGGATCAACACGAGCGGTCAGATCAACCTGGTTTGCTTTGACAAG ACTGGCACTCTGACTGAGGATGGCCTTGACCTGTGGGGAGTCCAGAGAGTTCAGGACAGTAG GTTCGGTCCTCCAGAGCAGGAGGTGGCGACAGAGGGCCAGTCTCATTCTCCCTTCCTGGTAGCCATGGCTTCCTGCCACTCCCTGACCCGCATTGAGGGACAGTTGACTGGGGACCCCCTTGATATCAAGATGTTTGAGGccacaggctgg GTTCTGGAGGAGCCCAGCCCTGATGAGACCTCAAACCATGACCTCATCATGCCCACTGTGGTCCGGCCCGCTAAACCTTCCCCCCTGGAAACGCCCCCATGTCAGGAGCAGGACCCG gATATCAGAGAACTGATG GGGCGATACGAGGTGGGGGTGCTGGCTCAGTTCCCGTTCTCCTCGGGCCTGCAGCGCATGAGCGTGGTGACCCGCGTCCTGGGGGAGCGCAGGCTCAGGGCCTACCTGAAGGGGGCGCCGGAGACCGTGGTCCGCCTGTGCCGCCCGGACACGG TGCCGGCGGACTTCTGGGAGGTGCTGGACGGTTACACCCGGCAGGGTCTGAGAGTGATCGCGCTGGCTCATCGGCAGCTCGAACCCAAGTTCACCTGGCACCGCCTGCAAACCATCAGCCG tGAGGTGATCGAGTGTGAGATGGAATTTCTGGGTCTGCTGATGCTGCAGAATAAACTGAAGCCCCAGACAGTGCCCGTGCTGGCCGAGCTCCACCGAGCCAACATCCGCACCGTCATGGTAACAG GGGACAGCATGCTGACGGCGGTCTCCGTGGCGAGGGAGTGCGGTCTCATCCCGCCCCACTCGCAGGTGATCATCACCGAGGCCCAGCCCCCCCGGGAGGGGCAGCCGGCCACCGTGTCCTGGAGCTACAGCCAGGACAGCCCCCGCGCCCAGCGCCAGGAGAGCCGGGTCAGCGTGGGCCCGCAGCAGCCCCACGCCCTGCCCAGCTACCACTTCGCCATGAGCGGCCGCACCTTCGCCATCATCCTGGAGCACTTCTCCGAGCTGCTGCCCAAG ttattgctgtgTGGGACGGTCTATGCCAGAATGGCCCCTGACCAGAAGACACAGCTTGTGGAAGAGCTGCAGAAAGTAGA cTATTATGTGGCAATGTGTGGAGATGGAGCCAATGACTGCGGG GCCCTAAAGAGAGCCCACACAGGgatctctctctcagagctggAGGCCTCTGTGGCCTCTCCCTTCACCTCTCGAACCCCAGACATCTCCTGTGTGCCACACCTCATACG gGAGGGAAGGGCAGCTCTAGTGACGTCATTCTGTGTGTTCAAGTTCATGGCCCTCTACAGCATTATccagtacctgtgtgtgctgctccTCTATTCT ATCCTCAGTAATATGGGAGATTCTCAGTATCTGTTCATTGACATCGCCATCATCATGTCTTTGGCTTTTACCA TGAGTCTGAGCCCTGCCTGGAAAGAGTTAGTGGCAcagcgccccccctcctccctcctctctccctctcttctgctctctgtCATCGGGCAGATCTTACTGGCTCTCTCCTTCCAGACAGCCACCTTCCTGCTGGCCCACACata CTCCTGTGAATCTGCCCAGAATGAGACTCacccctctgattggctggctgggaACCTATCAACGATGACAGCCAATGGGAGTGGGGTCCTGATGAGCGAGGAAGATGAAGACGAGTCTCACAATATCCAGAATCTGCAGAATACCAGCCTTTTCTTCGTATCTGGCTGCCAGTACCTCACTGTGGCGCTGGTCTTCAACAGAGGACCTCCATTCAGACAGCCCCTCTACAACAACT ATCTGTTTGTGCTGTGCATCCTGTCCTCCTATTGTTTCTTGATTGTCATACTGCTGTATCCTGTACCAGCTCTGCAGGACTTTTTCGAG CTGGTCTGTATACCTATGGAGTGGCGGTTGACCTTGCTGGGCCTGATCATTGTCAACTTGATCCTGTCCTTCACGCTGGAG AGCATCATCATTGACTGCAAGGAGATATGGCAGAGGCATTGCACTGGTCAAAAGCTCCACACCGAGACACACGCTGACACGCACTGCCCACAG ATGGAAGTGGACGGAATGTCACTGCAGCGCAGTCCCCATGGTAGCTGTTGCCACAGGTCCCATCCTCCCAGGGCCCGGTACCAGCGTCTGGCCCAAGAGCTCCTACTGGATCCTAGCTGGCCTCCCCACCCTAGCACTAAAATAAAACCCCCCAGCTGCCCTGAAAATAGCATTGTGCAAGGCCAGGCACCTCAGACAACTCCACTCTGA